The window GCGAGGTCGCCCCCCATTTTATCAATTCACTATTCCCACTTCAGCTTGTAAGTCCGATAACGGTAATCATTGGGGAAAATGGTTCCGGCAAATCCACACTTCTAGAATCCGTCGCAATAAAACTGGGTTGTAATCCCGAAGGGGGTGGCAAGAATTTCAACTTCATTACCGAGAACACACACTCGCCCCTGCATAACTCTCTTATCCTTTCAAAGGGTTACGCAAGAGAAACAGATGTATTTTTTTACAGGGCAGAGACTTTCTATAACTTCAACACTGCGATACGCCAACTTGATCAAGAACCAAGCTTTGGCCCTGAAATTAAAACTTATTACGGCGGGCGAGATATGCATAGCATGTCGCACGGCGAAGCGATGGAGGCACTGTTTCAAAACAGATTCAAGGCGAAGGGCCTCTATATCCTAGATGAACCTGAAGCATCCTTATCCCCCCTGCGGCAATTGACGTTCATTAGACGCGTACTCGAACTTGCGCAAAAAGGAGCACAATTCGTCATTGCTACACACTCACCGCTCATCATGTCGATCCCGGGATGTGACTTACTGGAGATTTCGGAGGGACGTTCCGAGAAGATATCTCCGGAAGAAACTGATGCATATGCTATCTACAAAGCGGTTATCAACTCATCAGGGGAATTCATCAAAACGCTGGAGAATGAGTAATATTCGGCTAATACAAAAAAAACCGTCCGAAGACGGTTTTTTTCATCAGAAGCGCGCCTTACTTCAGGCCGGACATCTTCTGGATTGCGCCCTTGAGCTCGTCATCCGAGCAATCGGCGCAGGTGCCTTTCGGCGGCATGGCGTTGATGCCGGTGATGGCTTTGGCCAGGATGCCGTCGAGACCGCCTTGGTGATCGGCGCGGTCTTTCCAGGCTGCCGTGTCACCGATTTTTGGTGCGCCCAGCAGGCCGGTGCCGTGGCAAGCGTTGCAATGTTTGGCAATCACTTCGTCCGGGGTTTTCGCACCGCCACCGCCGCCGGCAGTTGCAGCCACTTCCATCCCCTTGCATTCCTGCCCTTGAACACACACCTGGCCAACCGGCTCGAGGCGTTTGGCAATGTCGTCATTCGTCGCAGCTTGAGCGCTGACAGCCCAGAGGGCCAGTACGGTTGCTGGTGCGGCCAGCATTTTCATAATTAGGTTCACGCGTTCACCCTCAATGGTGGCTATTCACGCCTGCGGCCACGGTTCGCAGGCGGGCGGAAGTATAGCGGGTAGCCCGCCACACTGAAACAACCCCATAGTCGAAGGGGTTATACCGCACAGTGGAAAAACTCGTTGGATGCCTTCGCCGTCATGGCTTGGCGCCTCTATCTTTAAAAATTCGCCGGCGTGGCTGCGCTGATTAGTCGCGCAGGCGCGTCGAACGGATTACGGAAACGATGCGGCTTGGTACTTTCAAAGTAGTAGCTGTCGCCGGCTTCGAGAATAAAAGTTTCCAGCCCCACCACCAGTTCCAGACGACCTTCGACCAGAATCCCGGTTTCCTCGCCCTCATGGGTGAGCATCTCTTCGCCGGTATCGGCGCCCGGCGGGTAGATTTCGTTGAGAAATGCGATAGCCCGGCTCGGGTGCGCACGGCCGACCAGTTTCATGGTCACGGCGCCGTCGGAAATGTCGATCAGCTCGTTGGCCTTGTAGACGATCTGGGTCGGGACTTCCTGCAGGATTTCTTCGGAAAAGAACTCGACCATGGACATGGGAATGCCGCCCAGAACTTTTCTCAGCGAACTGATCGAAGGGCTGACGCTGTTCTTTTCGATCATCGAAATGGTGCTGTTGGTGACGCCCGCGCGTTTGGCGAGTTCACGCTGGGAAAGCCCTTTGAGCTTGCGGATCGATTGCAGTCGTTCACCGACGTCCAAGGCTGGAGCCTCCAGAGTGTTGTAGAAATATTGAGCGTTATCATGGCGACAGCGTTCAGTATTTACAACACTCGGGTCCCGTCGCAGCCTCAAGCCTCGGAATAGAGCCTTGGCACTCGACGCAGGTTGCAGAAGATCTGGTAGGGAATGGTGTCGGCCCACTGTGCGACTTCGCTGGCGAGGATGTTTTTGCCCCACAGCTCGACGGTCGAACCGAGGTCCGCTTCCGGCACATCGGTAAGGTCGATGCAGAGCATGTCCATC of the Pseudomonas sp. Seg1 genome contains:
- a CDS encoding c-type cytochrome, which translates into the protein MKMLAAPATVLALWAVSAQAATNDDIAKRLEPVGQVCVQGQECKGMEVAATAGGGGGAKTPDEVIAKHCNACHGTGLLGAPKIGDTAAWKDRADHQGGLDGILAKAITGINAMPPKGTCADCSDDELKGAIQKMSGLK
- a CDS encoding cupin domain-containing protein yields the protein MDVGERLQSIRKLKGLSQRELAKRAGVTNSTISMIEKNSVSPSISSLRKVLGGIPMSMVEFFSEEILQEVPTQIVYKANELIDISDGAVTMKLVGRAHPSRAIAFLNEIYPPGADTGEEMLTHEGEETGILVEGRLELVVGLETFILEAGDSYYFESTKPHRFRNPFDAPARLISAATPANF
- a CDS encoding AAA family ATPase encodes the protein MKSLFLQQIRLKPGEVAPHFINSLFPLQLVSPITVIIGENGSGKSTLLESVAIKLGCNPEGGGKNFNFITENTHSPLHNSLILSKGYARETDVFFYRAETFYNFNTAIRQLDQEPSFGPEIKTYYGGRDMHSMSHGEAMEALFQNRFKAKGLYILDEPEASLSPLRQLTFIRRVLELAQKGAQFVIATHSPLIMSIPGCDLLEISEGRSEKISPEETDAYAIYKAVINSSGEFIKTLENE